A single genomic interval of Granulicella tundricola MP5ACTX9 harbors:
- a CDS encoding DinB family protein has translation MVEAITPSERQLVLDQLSTSEQRLLELATNLNPSQWHFQESPDRWSIAEIIEHCIVFERFITGVITNALATPATTEKKPEAPTKEPWVQGLAQSRHTRFKSREVNLPTGRWPNPIDLIAELRQTRAQTLHFASETQSPLRDHFFPHIAFGDLDCYQWLVVTAQHTARHAHQIEEIKSNPAYPPS, from the coding sequence ATGGTAGAAGCAATCACCCCCTCAGAACGCCAGCTAGTCCTTGACCAACTCTCCACCAGCGAGCAGCGCCTCCTCGAACTCGCAACTAACCTCAACCCTTCTCAGTGGCACTTCCAGGAGTCCCCAGACCGCTGGTCCATCGCAGAAATCATCGAGCACTGCATCGTCTTCGAGCGCTTCATCACCGGCGTAATCACCAACGCTCTCGCCACCCCAGCCACCACCGAAAAGAAACCCGAAGCCCCCACCAAGGAACCCTGGGTACAAGGCCTCGCCCAATCCCGCCACACCAGATTCAAATCCCGCGAAGTGAACCTCCCCACCGGCCGCTGGCCCAACCCCATAGACCTCATCGCTGAACTCCGCCAAACCCGCGCCCAAACCCTCCACTTCGCCTCCGAAACCCAATCCCCTCTCCGCGACCACTTCTTCCCCCACATAGCCTTCGGAGACCTGGACTGCTACCAATGGCTGGTCGTCACAGCCCAACACACAGCCCGCCACGCCCACCAAATCGAAGAGATCAAATCCAACCCCGCCTACCCACCCTCATAA
- a CDS encoding PQQ-dependent sugar dehydrogenase, giving the protein MKHLALAGLFLTMVSTSASAQVNAGDQKSDSVLPFTVTQVTTLSLPWKIAFLPDGRMLITEKTGGMQLVTQQGEKTPVSNVPAALWRGQGGMLGVYLSPHYAKDHFVYLTYSEPGDGGSSLALARAILKLDKGTASLEDLKVIWRDGERGQGGQFGAEVAFSPDGKLLYLSSGDRQRMTPAQDPNQPLGKILRLTLDGKPAPGNPMAGKIGTPTVPVIDPPEDTEAAKTAPVVKTYTFPGPNLTPSETWVTGLRTPYGLAFAPDGRLWELEHGPRGGDELNLIEPGKNYGWPLFSYGKNYNGVPIPKTDPKPNLTEPVIYWDPVIAPGNLAFYKGSMFSQWNGSALVSGLGPKILMRLTFDSKGGAKVAERWNFNHRLRDVEVAPDGAIWVIEDAKPGALWRLTPKTATN; this is encoded by the coding sequence ATGAAGCACTTGGCACTCGCAGGCCTTTTTCTAACCATGGTCTCAACCAGCGCATCCGCACAGGTCAACGCAGGCGACCAGAAATCCGACTCGGTCCTGCCCTTCACCGTCACGCAGGTCACCACCTTGAGCCTCCCCTGGAAGATCGCCTTCCTCCCGGACGGCCGCATGCTCATCACCGAGAAGACCGGCGGCATGCAACTCGTCACCCAGCAGGGTGAAAAGACCCCCGTCTCCAACGTTCCCGCCGCACTCTGGCGAGGCCAGGGTGGCATGCTCGGCGTCTATCTCTCGCCCCACTACGCCAAGGACCACTTCGTCTACCTCACCTACTCCGAGCCCGGCGACGGCGGCTCCAGCCTCGCGCTCGCACGTGCCATCCTCAAGCTCGACAAGGGCACCGCCAGCCTCGAAGACCTCAAGGTCATCTGGCGCGACGGCGAACGCGGCCAGGGCGGACAGTTCGGCGCAGAGGTCGCCTTCTCACCAGACGGCAAGCTCCTCTACCTCTCCTCCGGCGATCGTCAGCGCATGACGCCCGCGCAGGACCCCAACCAGCCCCTCGGCAAGATCCTCCGCCTCACCCTCGACGGCAAGCCTGCCCCCGGCAACCCGATGGCCGGCAAGATTGGCACCCCCACCGTCCCCGTCATCGACCCGCCTGAAGACACGGAAGCCGCCAAGACCGCGCCCGTCGTCAAAACTTACACCTTCCCCGGCCCCAACCTCACGCCCTCTGAAACCTGGGTCACCGGCCTCCGCACCCCCTACGGCCTGGCCTTTGCACCCGATGGCCGCCTTTGGGAACTCGAGCACGGCCCCCGCGGCGGTGATGAACTCAACCTCATCGAACCCGGCAAGAACTACGGCTGGCCCCTCTTCTCCTACGGCAAAAACTACAACGGCGTCCCCATCCCCAAAACAGATCCGAAGCCCAATCTCACCGAGCCAGTCATCTATTGGGACCCCGTCATCGCACCCGGCAACCTCGCCTTCTACAAGGGCTCCATGTTCTCGCAGTGGAACGGGTCTGCCCTCGTCAGCGGCCTCGGCCCCAAGATCCTCATGCGCCTCACCTTCGATAGCAAAGGCGGTGCCAAGGTCGCCGAGCGTTGGAACTTCAACCACCGCCTTCGTGATGTAGAAGTCGCTCCTGACGGTGCAATCTGGGTCATCGAAGACGCCAAACCCGGTGCCCTCTGGCGTCTAACGCCCAAAACAGCCACCAACTAA
- a CDS encoding aminotransferase class V-fold PLP-dependent enzyme, which yields MAQPALATTTDLSLDPSSPAARATLRAQAHAMLDDMLDYSENIRERQVWQVILPEIRANFQSPIPTQPSALAEVHQQFMTSILPFTAANTHPGFMGWAQGGGSQVGMLAGMLTAGLNANVGGRDQIPLEVERQVTAWMRDLFHFPAEASGIFLTGTSIANLLAVVIARDARLGPGIRQTGLTSPTLISYTSSAAHNSIAKALDLAGLGTGTLRLIPTDPAGRMDLAVLDQAIQQDRAAGLTPFFIAATAGTVDIGAIDDLESIADLCAQHNLWFHVDGALGALAMLAPGLAPRLKGIERADTLAFDFHKWAQVPYDAGFLLVRDAQLHQQAFASPACYLARENRGLAANSPWPCDLGPELSRSFRALKVWMTLKVQGTDAIGAVIQNTCNLAQSLATRIRNTPELELLAPVQLNIVCFRYRFTDQSETDVSHLNRELVIRLQESGIVVPSATTLASRVAIRAAIVNHRTTQSEIDDLVEATLSLGRELQPTPHPVSWPPTLQLEAELLQLSHQLPATLDPADEIALRVQRAILLAQLGRPLEARSDHLRVLELDPTHHANLLELGRLLAGTGQTKAAQVVYTEAVKHYPHDAVAHVNLGSTLLTNDDPSKASHHYELALQLSPGLPEAHGGLYYALTRLGDPDAAALHRQKAFGRKNIFQTPFRGTAHPIPVILLVSSTGGNTPVEKLLDDTIFQTWVIVADFYDPQTPLPPHQLIFNGIGDVEVASEALIAARTLLAQISRPILNLPSAVLATSRPENAARLAALPSVRTARTRSYPLTFLAGDHALPTLATDGFTFPLLLRLPGFHMGQHFTQVDEPSALAAHIAALPTFGHADAEVLAIEYLDARGSDGCARKYRVMFIAGELYPLHLAISPNWKIHYFSADMADRPDHRAEEAAFLSDMSTVLGPRAMSALASIQKTLGLDYAGIDFGLNLAGDLLLFEANATMVVEQPSPDPRWDYRRTAVDRIHAAVRHMLLNSAT from the coding sequence ATGGCACAACCCGCACTCGCAACCACCACTGACCTCTCGCTCGACCCATCCTCCCCCGCCGCCCGCGCCACCCTCCGCGCCCAGGCCCACGCCATGCTGGATGACATGCTCGATTACTCCGAGAACATCCGCGAGCGCCAGGTCTGGCAGGTCATCCTACCAGAGATCCGCGCCAACTTCCAATCCCCCATCCCCACCCAGCCCTCCGCCCTAGCCGAAGTCCACCAGCAGTTCATGACCTCCATCCTGCCTTTTACCGCAGCCAACACACACCCCGGCTTCATGGGCTGGGCCCAGGGCGGCGGCTCCCAGGTCGGCATGCTCGCCGGCATGCTCACCGCAGGCCTCAACGCCAACGTAGGCGGCCGTGACCAGATCCCCCTCGAAGTCGAGCGCCAGGTCACCGCATGGATGCGCGACCTCTTCCACTTCCCCGCCGAAGCCTCCGGCATCTTCCTCACCGGCACCTCCATAGCTAACCTTCTCGCCGTCGTCATAGCCCGCGACGCCCGCCTCGGCCCCGGCATCCGCCAAACCGGCCTCACCTCCCCCACTCTCATCTCCTACACCTCCTCCGCCGCCCACAACAGCATCGCCAAAGCCCTCGACCTCGCCGGCCTAGGCACCGGCACCCTCCGCCTCATCCCCACAGACCCCGCCGGTCGCATGGACCTCGCTGTCCTCGACCAAGCCATCCAGCAAGACCGCGCCGCCGGCCTCACCCCCTTCTTCATAGCGGCCACTGCCGGCACCGTAGACATCGGTGCAATCGACGATCTCGAATCCATCGCAGACCTCTGCGCTCAGCACAATCTCTGGTTCCACGTAGACGGAGCCCTCGGCGCACTCGCCATGCTCGCCCCCGGCCTGGCCCCACGCCTCAAAGGCATAGAACGCGCCGACACTCTCGCCTTTGACTTCCACAAATGGGCGCAAGTACCTTACGACGCAGGCTTTCTCCTGGTCCGCGATGCCCAACTCCATCAACAAGCCTTCGCCTCGCCCGCCTGTTACCTCGCCCGCGAAAATCGCGGGCTCGCCGCCAACTCCCCGTGGCCCTGTGACCTCGGCCCAGAGCTCTCCCGCAGCTTCCGAGCCCTCAAGGTCTGGATGACCTTGAAGGTCCAGGGCACCGATGCCATCGGAGCCGTCATCCAGAACACCTGCAACCTCGCCCAGTCACTCGCCACCCGCATCCGCAACACGCCGGAGCTTGAACTCCTGGCCCCCGTTCAACTCAACATCGTCTGCTTCCGCTACCGCTTCACCGATCAATCGGAAACCGACGTAAGCCACCTCAACCGCGAACTCGTGATCCGTCTTCAGGAGTCAGGCATCGTCGTCCCATCCGCCACCACTCTCGCAAGCCGCGTAGCCATCCGCGCCGCCATCGTCAACCACCGCACCACCCAATCCGAGATCGACGATCTCGTGGAGGCCACCCTGTCCCTCGGCCGAGAGCTCCAGCCCACCCCGCATCCTGTGTCTTGGCCACCCACACTCCAGCTTGAGGCCGAGCTCCTCCAACTGAGCCATCAACTGCCCGCCACCCTCGATCCAGCCGACGAAATCGCCCTCCGCGTCCAGCGCGCCATCCTCCTCGCCCAACTCGGTCGTCCCCTTGAAGCCCGCAGCGATCATCTCCGCGTCCTCGAACTTGATCCCACCCACCACGCCAACCTCCTCGAACTTGGCCGCCTCCTCGCAGGCACAGGCCAGACCAAAGCCGCCCAGGTCGTCTACACCGAAGCCGTCAAGCACTACCCCCACGACGCCGTCGCCCACGTCAACCTCGGCAGCACACTTCTCACAAACGACGATCCCAGCAAGGCAAGCCACCACTACGAGCTTGCCCTGCAACTAAGCCCCGGCCTTCCAGAAGCCCACGGCGGTCTCTATTATGCCCTCACCCGCCTCGGCGACCCCGACGCCGCCGCCCTACACCGCCAGAAAGCCTTCGGCCGCAAGAACATCTTCCAGACACCGTTCCGTGGCACCGCCCATCCCATCCCAGTCATCCTCCTGGTCTCATCCACCGGCGGCAACACCCCCGTTGAAAAGCTCTTGGACGACACCATCTTCCAGACCTGGGTCATAGTAGCCGACTTCTACGACCCCCAAACCCCACTCCCGCCCCACCAACTCATCTTCAACGGCATCGGAGACGTAGAAGTAGCCTCGGAAGCCCTCATCGCCGCGCGCACCCTCCTCGCCCAAATCTCCCGGCCCATCCTCAACCTACCATCCGCAGTCCTGGCCACCAGCCGCCCTGAAAACGCCGCCCGCCTGGCCGCTCTCCCCAGTGTCCGCACCGCCCGAACCCGCTCTTATCCCCTCACCTTCCTCGCCGGTGACCACGCCCTCCCAACCCTAGCAACCGACGGCTTCACCTTCCCCCTGCTCCTCCGTCTCCCCGGCTTCCACATGGGTCAGCACTTCACCCAGGTCGACGAGCCCTCGGCCCTGGCCGCCCACATAGCCGCCCTCCCCACCTTCGGACACGCCGATGCAGAAGTCCTCGCCATCGAATACCTCGACGCCCGCGGCAGCGACGGCTGCGCCCGCAAATACCGCGTCATGTTCATCGCAGGCGAGCTCTACCCCCTGCACCTCGCCATCTCACCCAACTGGAAGATCCATTACTTCAGCGCAGACATGGCAGACCGCCCAGACCACCGCGCAGAAGAAGCCGCCTTCCTCTCCGATATGTCCACCGTCCTCGGCCCCCGCGCCATGTCAGCCCTCGCCTCCATCCAGAAAACCCTCGGCCTCGACTATGCCGGAATTGACTTCGGCCTAAACCTCGCGGGCGACCTCCTCCTCTTCGAAGCCAACGCCACCATGGTCGTAGAGCAGCCCTCGCCCGACCCGCGCTGGGACTACCGCCGTACCGCCGTAGACCGCATCCATGCAGCCGTCCGCCACATGCTCCTGAACTCCGCTACCTAA
- a CDS encoding nitrite/sulfite reductase — MPDEVLTAPAAEAKPKEVKETKAQKSERLKLAKNPWDAWDEVREYAKGGRDSVAPEWSNLYFKWWGVYTQGDGLGVTGGANGEGKASEFFMMRIGLPNGILTSLQLRVIGNLTKKYARNLSDITTRQNIQLHWLTIGALVEVVDALTEIGLSPKGACGDVVRNVTGCPLAGIDGHQLLDASPLALELAHKLTANPEFYNLPRKFKISATGCPLWCSYPEINDVAFTAITREINGATEIGYTLRVGGGLSTEPHIAVRIPAFIPQDKAYDVCVAVVRIFKEQSELRENRTRARIKYLFMRHGWTAESMLEAIEQQLGYKLDPSPLTADPVPDDVYRDHIGITPQKQSGLSAVGASVMGGRLSGDQLIQLADLAEKYGDGSLRATIMQNILLVNIKNENVRALIADLAALDLRVEVSPFWRGAVACTGTEFCKLAISETKAFSKWLTEEMEGRLPGFDQQIKLHVTGCTNSCGQSWIADIGLEGKKIKKDGKLVDAFYFCVGGAVGKYARAARQIGYRAAAEDTPEAVERLLRGYLALRTPGEDLRAYFARTSDEDLRTHLAGAVVTPVERDAPPAGGRHAADA, encoded by the coding sequence ATGCCTGACGAAGTCCTCACCGCTCCCGCCGCAGAAGCCAAGCCCAAAGAAGTCAAAGAGACCAAGGCCCAGAAGTCCGAGCGCCTCAAGCTCGCCAAAAACCCCTGGGACGCATGGGATGAGGTCCGCGAGTACGCCAAAGGCGGCCGTGACTCCGTCGCGCCAGAATGGTCCAATCTCTACTTCAAGTGGTGGGGCGTCTACACCCAGGGCGACGGCCTAGGCGTCACCGGCGGAGCCAACGGCGAAGGCAAAGCCTCCGAGTTCTTCATGATGCGCATCGGCCTCCCCAACGGCATCCTCACCAGCCTTCAGCTCCGTGTCATCGGCAACCTCACAAAAAAATACGCCCGCAACCTCTCCGACATCACCACCCGCCAGAACATCCAGCTTCACTGGCTCACCATCGGAGCCCTCGTAGAAGTCGTTGACGCCCTCACCGAGATCGGCCTCTCCCCCAAGGGCGCATGCGGCGACGTCGTCCGCAACGTCACCGGCTGCCCCCTCGCCGGCATCGACGGCCACCAGCTCCTCGACGCCAGCCCCCTCGCCCTCGAGCTCGCCCACAAGCTCACCGCCAACCCCGAGTTCTACAACCTCCCCCGCAAGTTCAAGATCTCCGCCACCGGCTGCCCCCTCTGGTGCTCCTACCCGGAGATCAACGACGTAGCCTTCACCGCCATCACCCGCGAGATCAACGGTGCAACAGAAATCGGCTACACCCTCCGCGTAGGCGGCGGCCTCTCCACGGAGCCCCACATCGCCGTCCGCATCCCCGCCTTCATCCCCCAGGACAAGGCCTACGACGTCTGCGTAGCCGTGGTCCGCATCTTCAAGGAGCAATCCGAGCTCCGCGAAAACCGCACCCGCGCCCGCATCAAGTACCTCTTCATGCGCCACGGCTGGACCGCCGAATCCATGCTGGAAGCCATCGAGCAGCAACTCGGCTACAAGCTGGACCCCAGCCCCCTCACCGCAGACCCGGTCCCTGACGATGTCTACCGCGACCACATCGGCATCACCCCGCAGAAGCAATCCGGCCTCTCAGCAGTCGGCGCGAGCGTCATGGGCGGCCGCCTCTCCGGTGACCAGCTCATCCAGCTCGCCGACCTCGCAGAAAAATACGGCGACGGCAGCCTCCGCGCCACGATCATGCAGAACATCCTCCTCGTCAACATCAAGAACGAGAACGTCCGCGCCCTCATCGCAGACCTCGCCGCCCTCGACCTACGCGTTGAAGTCTCCCCCTTCTGGCGCGGCGCAGTCGCCTGCACCGGCACCGAGTTCTGCAAGCTCGCCATCTCAGAAACCAAAGCCTTCAGCAAGTGGCTCACAGAAGAGATGGAAGGCCGCCTCCCCGGCTTCGACCAGCAGATCAAGCTCCACGTCACCGGCTGCACCAACTCCTGCGGCCAAAGCTGGATCGCCGACATCGGCCTCGAAGGTAAGAAAATCAAGAAGGACGGCAAACTCGTAGACGCCTTCTACTTCTGCGTAGGCGGAGCCGTAGGCAAGTATGCCCGCGCCGCCCGCCAGATCGGCTACCGAGCCGCCGCCGAAGACACCCCGGAGGCCGTCGAGCGTCTCCTCCGCGGCTACCTCGCCCTCCGCACCCCCGGTGAAGACCTGAGAGCCTACTTCGCCCGCACCAGCGACGAAGACCTCCGCACCCACCTGGCCGGAGCCGTAGTCACCCCAGTCGAACGCGACGCCCCACCCGCCGGTGGCCGCCACGCCGCCGACGCCTAG
- the dcp gene encoding peptidyl-dipeptidase Dcp — protein sequence MSVVLAAGAMAVGMAQGQTAVFGPANPFYEKSSLPFEAPPFDRIKDADYEPALMAGMEAQTKEVRAIADNAVPATFENTVVALEKTGLLLDRVQAALGGVTGAYTNPTLEQLQAKMAPKMSAHEDAIYLDAKLFKRVEAVYEKRAGLGLDAESLRLLEHTYDGFVHSGAKLNDADKAKLKAMNEEESKLSNTFGRRLLAATKAGAYTTTDKAALAGLPEAQIAAAAAAAKARGVEGYVLPLQNTTQQPVLSGLNVRATREAVFHDSWTRAEKGGDNDTRMIVSELAQIRAQKAKLLGYPTYAAWKLENQMAKTPEAAIHFMDALVPAAVAEAKAEQRDIQELIDTQKGGFTVQPWDWEFYSEQVRKARYDIDPEAVRPYFEIDNVLQNGVFYAANKLYGVTFQERHDLPVYAPDVRVFEVFNADHSHLAIFYCDYWKRDNKRGGAWMGSFVRQSRLLGEMPVVYNVANFTKPADGQPALITFDDVTTMFHEFGHALHGMFAAAQYPSLSGTSVPRDFVEFPSQFNEHWSTYPDVFQHYAKDYKTGAPMPEELAAKLKRAATFNQGYALTELLAAAELDMQWHTLGAGMPAQEADAFEKAALEKKSLALEAVPPRYRSTYFSHVFAGGYAAGYYAYLWSEMLDDAAYHWFEENGGLTRANGDRFRKMVLSRGNTEDLAKMYDTWLGGEPKIEPMLKQRGLKQ from the coding sequence ATGAGTGTAGTTCTGGCGGCGGGTGCGATGGCAGTGGGGATGGCGCAGGGGCAGACGGCTGTGTTTGGGCCGGCGAATCCTTTTTATGAGAAGAGCTCGCTGCCGTTTGAGGCACCGCCGTTCGACCGGATTAAGGATGCGGACTACGAGCCGGCGCTGATGGCGGGGATGGAGGCGCAGACGAAGGAGGTTCGGGCGATTGCGGATAACGCCGTGCCGGCGACGTTTGAGAATACGGTGGTGGCGCTGGAGAAGACGGGGTTGCTGCTGGATCGGGTGCAGGCTGCGCTGGGCGGGGTGACGGGGGCTTATACGAATCCGACGCTGGAGCAGTTGCAGGCGAAGATGGCGCCGAAGATGTCGGCGCACGAGGATGCGATTTACCTGGATGCGAAGCTGTTCAAGCGGGTGGAGGCGGTTTATGAGAAGCGGGCTGGGCTGGGACTGGATGCTGAGTCGCTGCGGCTGCTGGAGCATACGTATGACGGCTTTGTGCATAGCGGCGCGAAGCTGAACGATGCGGACAAGGCGAAGCTAAAGGCGATGAACGAGGAGGAGTCGAAGCTCTCGAATACGTTTGGGCGCAGGCTGCTGGCGGCGACCAAGGCGGGGGCTTATACGACAACCGATAAGGCTGCGCTGGCGGGGCTGCCGGAGGCGCAGATTGCTGCTGCTGCTGCGGCGGCGAAGGCTCGGGGAGTTGAGGGGTATGTGCTGCCGTTGCAGAATACGACGCAGCAGCCGGTGCTCTCAGGGTTGAATGTGAGGGCTACTCGGGAGGCTGTGTTTCATGACTCGTGGACTCGGGCGGAGAAGGGCGGCGATAACGATACGCGGATGATCGTGTCTGAGCTGGCGCAGATTCGGGCGCAGAAAGCGAAGCTGCTGGGGTATCCAACGTATGCGGCGTGGAAGCTCGAGAACCAGATGGCGAAGACGCCGGAGGCTGCGATCCACTTTATGGATGCCCTGGTGCCGGCGGCGGTGGCTGAGGCGAAGGCGGAGCAGAGGGATATTCAGGAGTTGATCGACACGCAGAAGGGCGGATTTACGGTTCAGCCTTGGGATTGGGAGTTTTACTCGGAGCAGGTGAGGAAGGCTCGGTATGACATTGATCCGGAGGCTGTGCGGCCTTACTTCGAGATCGATAATGTGCTGCAGAATGGGGTGTTCTATGCGGCGAACAAGCTGTATGGGGTCACGTTCCAGGAGCGGCATGACCTGCCGGTGTATGCGCCGGATGTGAGGGTGTTCGAGGTATTCAATGCAGATCACTCGCACCTGGCTATCTTCTATTGCGACTACTGGAAGCGGGATAACAAGCGGGGCGGGGCGTGGATGGGGAGCTTCGTGCGGCAATCCAGGCTGCTGGGTGAGATGCCGGTGGTCTATAACGTGGCTAACTTTACGAAGCCTGCCGATGGGCAGCCGGCGCTGATCACGTTCGACGATGTGACGACGATGTTCCATGAGTTTGGACATGCGCTGCATGGGATGTTTGCGGCGGCGCAGTATCCTTCGCTTTCAGGGACTTCAGTGCCACGGGATTTTGTGGAGTTTCCATCGCAGTTCAATGAACACTGGTCGACTTATCCGGATGTGTTTCAGCACTATGCGAAGGACTATAAGACCGGCGCTCCGATGCCGGAGGAGCTGGCGGCGAAGTTGAAGCGGGCGGCGACCTTCAACCAGGGGTATGCGCTGACGGAGCTGCTGGCTGCGGCGGAGCTCGATATGCAGTGGCATACGCTGGGCGCGGGGATGCCGGCGCAGGAGGCGGATGCGTTTGAGAAGGCGGCGCTCGAAAAGAAGAGCCTGGCTCTGGAGGCGGTGCCGCCACGGTATCGCTCGACTTACTTCAGCCATGTGTTTGCGGGTGGGTATGCCGCCGGGTACTACGCCTATCTTTGGAGCGAGATGCTGGACGATGCGGCGTATCACTGGTTCGAGGAGAACGGTGGGCTGACTCGGGCGAACGGCGACCGGTTCCGAAAGATGGTGCTCTCGCGTGGGAACACGGAGGACCTGGCGAAGATGTACGACACCTGGCTTGGCGGGGAGCCGAAGATCGAGCCGATGCTGAAGCAGAGGGGCTTGAAGCAGTAG
- a CDS encoding c-type cytochrome, with amino-acid sequence MSRKLTLILGAAACTLLCGLCISSQALAQKLQLPDDTGKPEFVHNCTACHLASLVVAVKKTPDDWRKNVDDMAARGTDGTKEDLDKVVVYLDKYYSLQTPAPSEAPHPAPQSTLHAPTTLSPTDRERLKQILAEPGTAQVTASNSKPHTP; translated from the coding sequence ATGAGCAGAAAACTCACACTCATCCTCGGGGCAGCAGCCTGCACACTCCTGTGCGGGCTCTGCATCTCCTCTCAAGCCCTGGCCCAGAAGCTGCAACTGCCCGACGACACAGGGAAGCCAGAGTTCGTCCACAACTGCACCGCCTGCCACCTCGCCTCACTGGTCGTCGCAGTCAAAAAGACTCCGGACGACTGGCGCAAAAATGTCGACGACATGGCCGCCCGCGGCACCGACGGCACAAAAGAAGACCTCGACAAAGTAGTCGTCTACCTGGACAAGTACTATTCGCTCCAAACGCCCGCACCCTCCGAGGCACCTCACCCCGCCCCCCAGTCCACCTTGCACGCCCCCACAACCCTTAGCCCCACCGATCGAGAGCGCTTGAAGCAAATCCTCGCCGAACCCGGCACCGCACAAGTCACCGCCTCGAACAGCAAGCCCCACACACCTTGA
- a CDS encoding IS5 family transposase: MKQQTFASQSIFEKYGRKSRRELFLDEMEVVVPWPELQALVEPHYPKAGNGRRPVGLAIMLRTYFMQQWFNLSDPGVEEAFYESFTLRRFAGVDLGVAPAPDETTVLRFRHLLEKHDLGGAMLDAVNLHLAARGIRIETGTIVDATIIHAPSSTKNEKKERDPAMRQTRKGKQWYFGLKAHIGVDAKEGHVHSVATSAANVSDVHMLPDLLHGEERKVWGDGGYQGQTKAIRQAAPKAQDMTCKRTRFKNYVDEAAKKKNTTKSKVRAKVEHVFRILKRVFGFDKVRYRGIAKNHHRLCANFALINLYLHRKHLAGTAA, encoded by the coding sequence ATGAAGCAGCAGACGTTTGCGTCCCAGTCGATCTTTGAGAAGTATGGGCGGAAGTCTCGGCGGGAGCTGTTTTTGGATGAGATGGAAGTGGTTGTTCCGTGGCCCGAGTTACAGGCTCTGGTCGAACCGCACTACCCGAAGGCCGGCAACGGCCGTCGTCCTGTCGGGCTTGCGATCATGCTTCGGACGTACTTTATGCAACAGTGGTTCAACTTGTCCGACCCCGGCGTCGAAGAGGCGTTTTATGAGTCCTTCACGCTGCGGCGGTTCGCTGGTGTTGACCTGGGCGTGGCTCCGGCACCGGATGAAACGACAGTGCTGCGCTTCCGCCACCTGCTCGAAAAGCATGACCTTGGCGGTGCCATGCTCGACGCGGTGAACCTGCATCTGGCGGCCAGGGGCATCCGCATCGAGACCGGCACGATCGTGGATGCGACCATTATTCATGCGCCTTCTTCGACCAAGAACGAGAAGAAAGAGCGTGATCCGGCGATGCGTCAGACTCGTAAGGGCAAGCAGTGGTACTTCGGACTGAAGGCGCACATCGGCGTTGATGCAAAAGAAGGTCACGTGCACTCAGTGGCAACGTCGGCGGCCAACGTCTCCGACGTACACATGCTGCCGGATCTGCTACATGGGGAGGAGCGAAAGGTGTGGGGCGACGGCGGCTATCAAGGCCAGACCAAGGCCATCCGGCAGGCCGCGCCCAAGGCCCAGGACATGACCTGCAAGCGAACCAGGTTCAAGAACTATGTCGATGAAGCGGCAAAGAAGAAGAATACGACGAAATCAAAAGTAAGAGCGAAAGTAGAACACGTCTTCCGTATCCTGAAGCGCGTCTTCGGCTTCGACAAGGTACGCTACAGAGGCATCGCCAAGAACCATCACCGGCTATGCGCCAACTTCGCCCTCATCAACCTCTACCTCCACCGCAAGCACCTGGCGGGAACCGCCGCCTAG
- the phoU gene encoding phosphate signaling complex protein PhoU, whose amino-acid sequence MPRINFQQQLVALKDKLLAMAALSQQALEFSVEAYSTRDLALSNHVKEIEAAINAAETSVDEMAYELLAKEQPMAVDLRFILSVIKINGDLERIGDQATNIATRAAAALDKPAIHLPIDIEEMGAKVGVMIRRAIQALLEADDKLAESVLALDDEIDEMNRAIHADLIQTMEQHSESAEQALNAIIISRNLERAADHATNIAEDVIFWVRGNDVRHKFSLLQPTQ is encoded by the coding sequence ATGCCGCGTATCAACTTTCAACAGCAACTCGTAGCCTTGAAAGACAAGCTCCTCGCCATGGCCGCGCTTTCCCAGCAAGCCCTCGAGTTCTCCGTCGAAGCCTACTCCACACGCGACCTAGCCCTCTCCAACCACGTCAAGGAGATTGAAGCTGCCATCAACGCAGCCGAGACCTCCGTCGACGAGATGGCCTATGAGCTCCTCGCTAAAGAGCAGCCCATGGCCGTCGACCTCCGCTTCATCCTCTCGGTCATCAAGATCAACGGTGACCTCGAGCGCATCGGCGACCAGGCCACCAACATCGCCACCCGTGCCGCCGCCGCCCTCGACAAGCCCGCCATCCATCTCCCCATCGACATCGAAGAGATGGGCGCCAAGGTAGGGGTCATGATCCGCCGCGCCATCCAGGCCCTCCTTGAAGCCGACGACAAACTCGCGGAATCCGTCCTCGCCCTCGACGACGAGATCGACGAGATGAACCGCGCCATCCACGCCGACCTCATCCAGACCATGGAGCAGCATTCAGAGTCAGCCGAGCAGGCCCTCAACGCCATCATCATCAGCCGCAACCTGGAACGCGCCGCCGATCACGCCACCAACATCGCAGAGGACGTCATCTTCTGGGTTCGCGGCAACGACGTCCGCCACAAGTTCTCCCTCCTCCAACCCACACAGTAA